Proteins encoded within one genomic window of Ptiloglossa arizonensis isolate GNS036 chromosome 3, iyPtiAriz1_principal, whole genome shotgun sequence:
- the LOC143144906 gene encoding uncharacterized protein LOC143144906: SPTENNTNKFTISVNGIKAEVQYIKILLKRYFTYWYKYIMIKHEKSIMLKRAITYYNLNCLKKCITNWKIHIVQKKKKKIIQDKVDKAHRFYSKSILQKCIKAWIHICEFTFQKFNLENAMLHYKNKLLKKYFNAWSTYYDHKIQKLNTKQYYVNESIADNMAQEKANIFYNFKCLQKGFSTWQTWYTKKTENAIKINKIKNILQNRNKHAIFVNWCLYVCDKKCKRRKIFLSLNFYKKKLLIKVLRKLYSYSTYRKEKKIKLSYLNDKSKAIIELLQNIYMEKWRKALYFTVQEKRKLSQAIQFWESNLTHKYFFYWKEFSQQYKIKVVHKKKLNELASNFLLKKYILHWHNKLQHVLEVHKKEIFVISTRDHKIMKKYLLFWEKYIIQKVKAKNDIEAAKQLHKEFFLREGLKQILRNLLYLLDYQYNMQLETAIMRSLKNYEILKEYFNKWHSLIYLKNNSMLLHKVIKNDDFQFIHSQTSCNNILDSVKNTYLVLPEYMTKENTISIVPNLSVTVPPENWSFNFVQLL, encoded by the exons TCGCCTACTGAGAACAAtactaataaatttacaatttctgtGAATGGTATAAAAGCTGAGGTGCAatacattaaaattttattaaaacgatATTTTACATATTGGTACAAGTATATTATGATTAAACATGAAAAAAGTATAATGTTAAAAAGAGCTATTACATACTACAACTtgaattgtttgaaaaaatgtATAACAAACTGGAAGATACATattgtacaaaaaaagaaaaaaaagattatACAAGATAAAGTAGATAAG GCACACAGATTTTATTCAAAGAGTATCTTGCAAAAATGCATAAAAGCTTGGATTCATATTTGTGAATTtacatttcaaaaatttaatttagaaaatgcAATGCTACACTACAAAAATAAATTgctcaaaaaatatttcaatgctTGGAGCACATATTATGaccataaaatacaaaaattaaatacaaaacagTAT TATGTAAATGAGTCTATTGCAGATAACATGGCACAAGAAAAAgccaatattttttataattttaaatgtttgCAAAAAGGATTTTCTACATGGCAAACATGGTACACCAAAAAGACAGAAAAcgctataaaaataaataaaattaagaacaTACTTCAAAATAGAAATAAGCATGCAATATTTGTCAATTGGTGCTTGTATGTATGTGacaaaaaatgtaaaagaagaaaaatatttttatcactaaatttctataaaaagaaattgttaattAAAGTTTTAAGAAAACTTTATAGTTATAGTACAtatagaaaagagaaaaaaataaaattatcttaTTTAAATGATAAAAGCAAGGCAATTATTGAACTATTGCAGAATATTTATAtggaaaaatggagaaaagcACTTTACTTTACTGtacaagaaaaacgaaaattgaGTCAAGCCATACAATTTTGGGAATCAAATTTAactcataaatattttttttattggaaagaattttctcaacaatacaaaataaaagtagttcataaaaaaaaattgaacgagcTTGCTTCgaattttttgttaaaaaaatacattttgcaTTGGCATAATAAGTTACAGCATGTTCTTGAAgtacataaaaaagaaatttttgtaatttctacAAGAGAtcataaaattatgaaaaaatatttattgttttgGGAGAAGTATATTATACAAAAAGTAAAAGCAAAAAATGATATTGAAGCAGCAAAACAACTACATAAAGAGTTCTTCTTGCGTGAAGGACTAAaacaaattttaagaaatttactttacctTCTTGATTACcaatacaatatgcaattaGAAACTGCAATAATGAGATCtctaaaaaattatgaaattttgaAAGAGTATTTCAACAAGtggcattccttaatttatttaaagaataattCAATGCTTTTACACAAAGTTATAAAAAATGATGATTTTCAGTTTATACATTCTCAAACATCATGTAACAACATACTTGACAGTGTCAAAAACACGTATTTAGTTCTACCAGAATACATGACAAAGGAAAATACAATATCAATTGTTCCTAACTTGTCTGTTACAGTCCCGCCAGAAAATTGGTCGTTTAATTTTGTTCAACTACTTtaa
- the LOC143144828 gene encoding uncharacterized protein LOC143144828 yields the protein MDDRILKAILCSCESVSKNLEKSEEYQNLVREEKFLPTSNSIFNALCLSLTNLLSYKVSKKAYQRYTVRLHVIEVVRDWCRITKAFKNLRVFTDEKQTLPFLQKLLEKYLTNDILEACDSNDNLLSLTSALMCLASTNPYYKFHTERLLLKLLNIEFCDESERLLCYALQKNANLNLELSTIENIYDSLRCKLIEQPLLNHFVSLDTDLNKDDNVDNLKNVNLTEQLFEFASKSPYIFLLMCAFLKELLVQLDYCPMCMNFIQSTLNCVKKFCNDEGKDILDLYPINLQSVIILLRIEPTYHTANSRNGTLATLKSIYSEDKDTATILLSHFPQWLKLFGELLLPNSDVH from the exons ATGGATGACAGGATTTTAAAAGCAATACTATGCAGTTGTGAAAGTGTTTcaaaaaatcttgaaaaatcAGAAGAATATCAAAACTTAGttagagaagaaaaatttttgccaacaTCTAATAGTATATTTAATGCATTGTGTTTATCTTTGACAAACTTGTTGTCTTATAAGGTATCAAAGAAAGCTTATCAACGTTACACTGTGCGACTTCATGTGATT gAAGTTGTACGAGATTGGTGTAGAATTACCAAGGCCTTTAAAAACTTACGAGTGTTTACAGATGAGAAGCAAACTTTACCATTCTTACAAaaattattggaaaaatatttaacaaatgatATTTTAGAAGCATGTGATTCAAATGATAACCTGTTATCACTAACTAGTGCTTTAATGTGCTTAGCATCCACAAATCCATATTATAAGTTTCACACAGAAAGATTACTTTTAAAACTTCTAAATATAGAATTTTGTGATGAAAGTGAACGATTATTATGCTATGCTCTGCAAAAGAATGCCAACTTAAATCTTGAGCTCTCAacaatagaaaatatatatGACTCATTAAGATGCAAATTAATAGAACAACCACTATTAAATCATTTTGTGTCATTGGATACTGATTTAAATAAAGATGATAATGTAGATAACTTAAAGAATGTGAATTTGACAGAGCAACTATTTGAATTTGCCAGTAAGTCtccatatatttttctattaatgTGTGcctttttaaaagaattattagTACAATTAGATTATTGTCCTATGtgtatgaattttattcaatcaaCTCTAAATTGTGTTAAAAAATTTTGCAATGATGAAGGCAAAGATATTTTAGATCTTTATCCAATAAACTTGCAATCTGTTATAATTTTGTTACGAATAGAGCCAACGTATCATACTGCTAATTCTAGAAATGGTACGTTAGCTACATTAAAAAGCATATATTCAGAAGATAAAGATACTGCAACAATTTTGTTGTCACATTTCCCTCAGTGGCTGAAACTATTTGGAGAACTTCTACTTCCAAATTCAGATGTTCATTGA